In Desulfovibrio aminophilus DSM 12254, a single window of DNA contains:
- the gcvPA gene encoding aminomethyl-transferring glycine dehydrogenase subunit GcvPA yields the protein MPFVPHTPEEIREMLAVIGVASVEDLFAEIAPEMRPKSFDLPSGKSEMEVLAHLERLAGKNVSGQVSFLGAGFYDHHVPAAVDALTSRGEFYTAYTPYQPEASQGTLQAIFEYQTAVSRLLGMACANASVYDGGTALFEAAMMAVRQTKRRKLVVCEGLNPIYRVMLDSYTANLDLEFVTVSHRQGRSDLAGLAQAVDGETAAVLVQSPNFFGCLADYTALFQAARANGAVSVVSAYPVLQSVLKTPGQMGADVAVAEGQSLGLPLSFGGPYLGIMTCTKEMIRQMPGRIVGRTKDLDGRTGYVLTLQAREQHIRRQKATSNICSNQALCALRALVHLCLLGEEGLKRTALLSVERAHYAAERLTALPGVDLMNDAPFGNEFAVRLPVNAFEVVDALTARGYVPGFPLGRYYQGLENCLLVACTEKTGKEQIGILAEMLGGMLA from the coding sequence ATGCCCTTCGTGCCCCATACCCCGGAAGAGATCCGGGAGATGCTGGCCGTCATCGGGGTGGCTTCGGTGGAGGACCTCTTCGCCGAGATCGCGCCGGAAATGCGGCCCAAGAGCTTCGACCTGCCCTCAGGCAAGTCTGAGATGGAGGTTCTGGCCCACCTGGAACGTCTGGCCGGGAAGAACGTCTCCGGCCAAGTGAGCTTCCTCGGCGCGGGCTTCTACGACCACCACGTGCCAGCGGCCGTGGACGCGCTCACCTCGCGCGGCGAGTTTTATACGGCCTACACGCCCTACCAGCCTGAGGCGTCCCAGGGCACGCTCCAGGCCATCTTCGAGTACCAGACGGCGGTCAGCCGCCTGCTCGGCATGGCCTGCGCCAACGCCAGCGTCTACGACGGGGGCACGGCTCTGTTCGAGGCGGCCATGATGGCCGTACGCCAAACCAAGCGGCGCAAGCTGGTGGTCTGCGAAGGTCTGAACCCCATCTACCGGGTCATGCTCGACTCCTACACGGCCAACCTGGATCTGGAGTTCGTCACCGTTTCCCACCGCCAGGGCCGCTCGGACCTGGCAGGGTTGGCCCAGGCCGTGGACGGCGAGACCGCCGCCGTGCTCGTGCAGAGCCCCAACTTCTTCGGCTGTCTGGCCGACTATACCGCGCTGTTCCAGGCCGCCCGGGCCAACGGCGCGGTCTCCGTGGTCTCGGCCTATCCCGTGCTCCAGTCGGTGCTCAAGACGCCCGGCCAGATGGGCGCGGACGTGGCCGTGGCAGAGGGCCAGAGCCTGGGCCTGCCGCTTTCCTTCGGCGGCCCCTACCTCGGCATCATGACCTGCACGAAGGAGATGATCCGCCAGATGCCCGGCCGCATCGTGGGCCGCACCAAGGATCTGGACGGCCGCACAGGCTACGTGCTCACCCTCCAGGCCCGCGAGCAGCACATCCGCCGCCAGAAGGCCACCTCGAACATCTGCTCCAACCAGGCCCTCTGCGCCCTGCGCGCCCTGGTCCACCTCTGCCTGCTGGGCGAGGAGGGCCTCAAACGCACGGCCCTGCTCTCCGTGGAGCGGGCCCATTACGCGGCCGAGCGGCTGACCGCCCTGCCCGGGGTGGATCTCATGAACGACGCGCCCTTCGGCAACGAGTTCGCCGTGCGCCTGCCGGTGAACGCCTTCGAGGTCGTTGACGCGCTCACCGCCCGGGGCTACGTGCCCGGGTTCCCCCTGGGCCGCTACTACCAGGGCCTGGAAAACTGCCTGCTGGTGGCCTGCACCGAAAAGACCGGCAAGGAGCAGATCGGCATCCTGGCCGAGATGCTGGGAGGGATGCTGGCATGA
- a CDS encoding class I SAM-dependent methyltransferase, producing MEQRKPHDPLSGPRQRLEVRAGGRAYVLERTADLESLWEGMDAEQFGDDERLPYWVELWPAALLLADWIAREPGRVAGRTCLDLGCGLGLTAIAAADRGGRVLGLDYEYPALAFARDNARLNGVDVLWTHMDWREPGLAEGAFERVFGADILYERRFFEPLERLFRQVLAPGGAIWIAEPAREISLGVWNELRDRGWRAERLTTESVPAATGGGYSATVHLWELTRQT from the coding sequence ATGGAGCAGAGAAAACCGCATGATCCGCTTTCCGGGCCCCGGCAGCGGCTGGAAGTGCGGGCCGGAGGCCGGGCCTACGTACTGGAGCGTACGGCCGACCTGGAGAGCCTCTGGGAAGGCATGGATGCGGAGCAGTTCGGCGATGATGAGCGCTTGCCCTATTGGGTGGAGCTTTGGCCTGCGGCTTTGCTCCTGGCCGACTGGATCGCCCGCGAACCGGGCCGGGTCGCCGGGCGGACCTGCCTGGACCTGGGCTGCGGCCTGGGGCTCACGGCCATCGCCGCCGCCGACCGAGGCGGTCGGGTTCTGGGCCTGGACTACGAGTATCCGGCGCTGGCCTTCGCCCGCGACAACGCCCGGCTCAACGGCGTGGACGTGCTCTGGACCCACATGGACTGGCGGGAACCGGGCCTGGCCGAAGGGGCGTTCGAGCGCGTCTTCGGAGCGGACATCCTCTACGAGCGCCGCTTCTTCGAGCCCCTGGAGCGGCTGTTCCGCCAAGTCCTGGCCCCGGGCGGGGCGATCTGGATCGCCGAGCCCGCGCGGGAGATATCCCTCGGGGTCTGGAACGAACTGCGCGACCGGGGCTGGCGCGCGGAGCGGCTGACCACGGAATCCGTCCCCGCCGCCACCGGCGGGGGCTATTCGGCCACGGTGCATCTCTGGGAACTGACACGGCAAACCTGA
- the gcvH gene encoding glycine cleavage system protein GcvH — translation MIPSDRMYTKSHEWAKIEGDVAIVGISHFAQEQLGDLTFVDLPRVGDQVSAGAEMGSVESVKAASELYSPVTGEVLEVNEELASAPEKVNQDPYGAGWMLKVKLTAAPEGLLDAAAYEQVAAASAH, via the coding sequence ATGATTCCCTCTGACCGCATGTACACGAAAAGCCATGAGTGGGCCAAGATCGAAGGCGACGTCGCCATCGTGGGCATCAGCCACTTCGCCCAGGAGCAGCTGGGCGACCTGACCTTCGTCGACCTGCCCCGAGTGGGTGACCAGGTGAGCGCCGGGGCCGAGATGGGCTCGGTGGAGTCGGTGAAGGCCGCCAGCGAACTCTACTCCCCGGTCACGGGCGAGGTGCTGGAAGTGAACGAGGAGCTGGCCTCGGCTCCCGAGAAAGTCAACCAGGACCCCTACGGCGCGGGCTGGATGCTCAAGGTCAAGCTCACCGCCGCGCCCGAAGGCCTGCTGGACGCAGCGGCCTACGAACAGGTGGCCGCCGCTTCCGCCCACTAA